A window of the Psychrilyobacter piezotolerans genome harbors these coding sequences:
- a CDS encoding phage tail tube protein — translation MKKRELKKGKGKLWLGGMLIGTVTKSKFDNEIEYEEIDDPNGYGKIRVPMGNKIAGSVTFLKRDSELFMHRLRREQLGFEFDAIVTEENLETGDFETVRYIDCTVDKIPLSDFENKKITQVELSVSARAYKVIV, via the coding sequence TTGAAGAAAAGGGAATTAAAAAAGGGTAAAGGAAAACTTTGGTTAGGTGGAATGCTCATAGGAACAGTAACTAAATCTAAATTTGATAATGAGATTGAATATGAAGAGATAGATGATCCTAACGGATATGGGAAAATTAGAGTTCCTATGGGAAACAAAATTGCTGGATCAGTAACATTTTTAAAAAGAGATTCAGAACTTTTTATGCACAGATTAAGACGTGAACAATTAGGGTTCGAATTTGATGCAATAGTTACAGAAGAAAATCTTGAAACTGGAGATTTTGAAACTGTGAGGTATATTGATTGTACAGTTGATAAAATACCTCTTTCAGATTTTGAGAATAAAAAAATTACACAAGTGGAACTTTCAGTAAGTGCAAGGGCTTATAAAGTAATCGTTTAA
- a CDS encoding phage tail sheath C-terminal domain-containing protein, whose amino-acid sequence MADIGLPNLEIIFKGLGTSAIKRGIKGTAVLIIKDDTDKTFDFKEYRSAADLTSEQLALYTDENIQYIKDCFMGTPLKIIIARMDSTDGVLADLLSKIKGKIPRNCWISIADGTTAEQDELVSFVKSEVKNNRKRYKVLAYKGTVTDNIHIFNLTTDKVFFKDDRGEQNGNQAISYLLGVYAGLTLDMSAIAIPLQLLESVSEVDDLGAAINKGELVLTNDEGIVKIARSINSLVTTGQDVTDDMKFAIIVESMDLMFTDIHDTWNKFYKGKYKNKLQNQLLLISAITAYFEGLESDSILDENYDNKTEIDVEAQRLLNYPKYGKEIVDSWDDKKAMSMTYGTNVVFTADTKILNAMEDFKFKIAM is encoded by the coding sequence ATGGCAGACATTGGTTTACCTAATTTAGAGATAATCTTTAAGGGGTTGGGAACTTCAGCTATCAAAAGAGGTATAAAAGGAACAGCTGTATTAATAATTAAAGATGATACAGATAAGACTTTTGATTTTAAAGAATATAGAAGTGCAGCAGATTTAACAAGTGAGCAACTGGCTTTATATACTGATGAAAATATCCAGTATATAAAAGACTGCTTTATGGGAACACCATTAAAAATCATTATAGCTAGGATGGATAGTACAGATGGAGTTTTAGCAGATTTATTGAGTAAGATAAAGGGAAAAATCCCCAGAAATTGCTGGATATCTATTGCAGATGGGACAACCGCAGAGCAAGACGAACTTGTAAGCTTTGTAAAATCAGAAGTTAAAAACAATAGAAAAAGATATAAAGTATTAGCGTATAAAGGGACTGTTACAGACAATATACATATCTTTAATTTAACTACTGATAAAGTATTTTTTAAAGATGACAGAGGGGAACAAAACGGAAATCAGGCTATATCTTATTTGTTAGGAGTCTATGCAGGATTAACTCTTGATATGAGTGCTATTGCTATTCCATTGCAGTTATTAGAAAGTGTATCAGAAGTTGATGACTTGGGTGCTGCAATAAATAAGGGAGAACTTGTATTGACCAATGATGAGGGTATAGTAAAAATAGCTAGATCTATAAACTCATTAGTTACAACAGGACAAGACGTTACAGATGATATGAAATTTGCAATTATAGTTGAATCTATGGACTTAATGTTCACAGATATTCATGATACTTGGAATAAATTTTATAAAGGCAAATATAAAAATAAGCTCCAAAATCAATTACTTTTAATAAGTGCTATTACTGCTTATTTTGAAGGGTTAGAATCAGACAGTATTTTAGATGAAAATTATGATAATAAAACAGAGATAGATGTAGAAGCTCAAAGGCTTCTTAACTACCCAAAATATGGAAAAGAAATCGTTGATAGTTGGGACGATAAAAAAGCTATGTCTATGACATATGGAACTAATGTAGTTTTTACTGCTGATACAAAAATCTTAAATGCTATGGAGGACTTTAAGTTTAAAATAGCTATGTAA
- a CDS encoding phage tail terminator family protein: MSYIKILNAVNKKLKTKFDLPILSSGDVEEKIIRPSFMVELDNMGSSDFMSVSQDKEMSVRIHYFSSKKDKNKIENLNMIDSLDELFVEDSILKVEEGFNLDIDSDIDIDIVDKVLQYSFDIEFSQLYNKVDNVEMMGELNIKGVD; this comes from the coding sequence ATGAGTTATATAAAAATATTAAACGCAGTAAATAAAAAGTTAAAAACTAAGTTTGATCTCCCTATTTTAAGCTCTGGAGATGTGGAAGAAAAAATAATTCGACCATCATTTATGGTTGAATTAGATAATATGGGATCTAGTGACTTTATGTCTGTATCTCAGGACAAAGAAATGAGTGTTAGAATTCATTATTTTAGTTCTAAGAAAGATAAAAATAAGATTGAAAATCTTAATATGATTGACTCACTAGATGAGTTATTTGTAGAAGATAGCATATTAAAAGTAGAAGAAGGGTTTAATTTAGATATTGATAGTGATATAGACATTGATATAGTAGACAAAGTGTTACAGTATAGCTTTGATATAGAGTTCTCACAACTATATAACAAAGTTGATAATGTAGAAATGATGGGCGAATTAAATATAAAAGGAGTGGATTAG
- a CDS encoding HK97 gp10 family phage protein, whose product MSRNDFDDFTKDLLDLASNLDNGKEVKKHLRKEGSKLSRRQKSQIKKLVKKKTGNLLKGAKRGKVYKNKGEWTVRAYNSSPHGHLIDKGHRIVGKNGVEKGFKTGVHFLEKAEKDFADDYLADTQNFIDDMLDNHNL is encoded by the coding sequence ATGAGTAGAAATGATTTTGACGATTTCACTAAAGATCTTTTAGATTTAGCTTCTAATCTTGATAATGGAAAAGAAGTAAAAAAACATTTGAGAAAAGAAGGATCTAAACTTTCTAGGAGACAAAAATCACAGATAAAAAAATTAGTTAAAAAGAAAACTGGTAACCTTTTAAAAGGGGCTAAAAGGGGGAAAGTTTATAAGAATAAAGGTGAATGGACAGTAAGAGCATATAACTCTTCCCCTCATGGTCATTTAATTGACAAAGGGCATAGGATAGTTGGTAAAAATGGAGTGGAAAAAGGCTTTAAAACTGGAGTTCATTTTTTGGAAAAAGCAGAAAAAGATTTTGCAGATGATTACCTTGCAGATACTCAAAATTTTATAGATGATATGCTCGATAACCATAACTTATAA
- a CDS encoding phage head completion protein, whose amino-acid sequence MTNELNQRVELWGMTDVENELEEVDRVEKKIKDIWCKILPKHGKISKIGSTDLEEVNLSLIIRCRKLSVKNPSIDMFFKKENQKYQVIDWIPDFKNNSFLDFSCEVTYE is encoded by the coding sequence ATGACAAATGAATTAAATCAAAGAGTGGAACTATGGGGAATGACCGATGTTGAAAACGAACTTGAAGAAGTAGACAGGGTAGAGAAAAAAATAAAAGACATTTGGTGTAAGATATTACCCAAGCATGGAAAAATATCTAAAATTGGTAGTACAGATCTTGAGGAAGTGAATCTATCCTTGATAATCAGATGTAGAAAGTTATCTGTTAAGAATCCTAGTATTGATATGTTTTTTAAAAAAGAAAATCAAAAGTATCAAGTAATTGACTGGATACCAGACTTTAAAAATAATAGTTTTTTAGACTTTAGTTGTGAGGTTACCTATGAGTAG
- a CDS encoding phage major capsid protein, translated as MGKKVLELRQEITTKTGELDKKIEARDVAGAKQIKAEIEESRELLKLAEEQEERELQVMKTKKNKPNPSETISEMRSIVKSVMGKELSTEERAVVKTVDNSAVLPKQFINELQEIKKGYGSLRGYCDVIPVTKNEGTIPVVDLDQNDMPKVAEGDNIVEGSLVTTEMAFKCAKHGLLQTLTSELVEDAEIEIENICKKNFVEIVTRVENTKIIDIIKANATDASGNDGYEDLETAMDTAIPQIKSGLITLTNAKGYAHLKNKKDANGRKLGLVTEMNGKYYFNGKELVVADDSLVVAGEGKTQIFYSLSMKEAVKITPRKEATVAKSTEAGFSNDTVKLRVLERVGVQKGIVRSIKKIEF; from the coding sequence ATGGGAAAAAAAGTTTTAGAACTAAGACAAGAAATAACAACAAAAACAGGTGAATTAGATAAAAAAATTGAAGCTAGAGATGTAGCAGGTGCAAAACAAATCAAAGCAGAAATTGAAGAGAGTAGAGAACTTTTAAAATTAGCTGAAGAACAGGAGGAGAGAGAACTACAAGTAATGAAAACTAAAAAAAATAAACCAAACCCTAGCGAAACAATTTCAGAAATGAGATCTATTGTTAAATCGGTCATGGGGAAGGAATTATCAACAGAAGAAAGAGCAGTAGTAAAAACAGTTGATAATTCAGCAGTCCTGCCTAAACAATTCATTAATGAATTACAAGAAATAAAAAAAGGTTATGGATCATTGAGAGGTTATTGTGATGTTATCCCTGTAACTAAAAATGAGGGAACTATTCCTGTAGTAGATTTAGATCAAAATGATATGCCTAAAGTTGCAGAAGGGGATAACATTGTAGAAGGTTCGTTAGTAACTACTGAGATGGCATTTAAGTGTGCTAAACACGGTTTACTTCAAACATTAACATCAGAATTAGTTGAAGATGCTGAAATAGAAATAGAAAATATCTGTAAGAAAAACTTTGTAGAAATAGTTACAAGGGTTGAAAATACTAAAATAATTGATATTATTAAGGCTAATGCTACAGATGCTAGTGGTAATGATGGTTATGAAGACCTAGAAACTGCGATGGACACGGCAATTCCACAAATTAAATCTGGTCTTATTACTTTAACAAATGCAAAAGGGTATGCACATTTAAAAAATAAAAAAGATGCAAATGGTAGGAAACTAGGACTTGTAACTGAAATGAATGGTAAATATTACTTTAATGGAAAAGAATTAGTAGTAGCAGATGATTCTTTAGTAGTAGCAGGAGAAGGGAAAACACAAATATTTTATAGTTTAAGCATGAAAGAAGCTGTAAAGATAACACCTAGGAAAGAAGCTACAGTTGCAAAATCTACAGAGGCAGGGTTTTCAAATGATACGGTGAAATTAAGAGTATTAGAAAGAGTAGGAGTTCAAAAAGGTATTGTTAGAAGTATCAAGAAAATTGAATTTTAG
- a CDS encoding HK97 family phage prohead protease codes for MKKDAKREIRTANQYEIREINTEDKKKVVIEGYFAKFNNPTELWDGFIEIIASGAFDDTIADGHNIFMLYHHDWHKPLASTKTGLLELEVDNVGLKFKATINSNLSYAKDVIELVNDGLIQGCSFGFECLDEDNIYDRGTDVNTRTLRKVNLFEGSVLCIPAYDDTTVFTRAKQILAGEKNKLQEERELEELKVDLELYKLI; via the coding sequence ATGAAAAAAGATGCCAAAAGAGAGATTAGGACAGCTAATCAATATGAAATCCGAGAAATAAACACAGAAGATAAAAAAAAAGTAGTAATTGAGGGTTATTTTGCAAAATTTAATAATCCCACTGAGCTTTGGGATGGGTTCATTGAAATTATTGCTTCTGGAGCTTTTGATGACACCATTGCAGATGGACATAATATTTTTATGTTATATCATCATGACTGGCACAAGCCACTGGCTTCAACTAAAACTGGTCTATTAGAACTAGAAGTGGATAATGTTGGATTAAAGTTTAAAGCTACTATAAACAGTAACCTATCATATGCTAAAGATGTGATTGAACTAGTAAATGATGGGCTAATTCAAGGGTGTAGTTTTGGTTTTGAATGTTTAGATGAAGATAATATTTACGACAGGGGAACAGATGTTAATACTAGAACACTAAGAAAAGTAAATTTATTTGAAGGCTCTGTATTATGTATCCCAGCATATGATGATACAACAGTTTTTACAAGAGCTAAACAAATTTTAGCAGGTGAAAAAAATAAGCTTCAAGAAGAAAGAGAGTTAGAAGAGTTAAAAGTAGATTTAGAATTATATAAATTAATTTAG
- a CDS encoding head-tail connector protein, whose amino-acid sequence MTTLTIVKQHMRIDYDDEDPYIQTLIETSEIYIDSMAGELYKEDEKAVKLADLLQLKLINDMFTNRGSEISSNLKTDIITTSILDKLSNYS is encoded by the coding sequence ATGACAACATTAACAATAGTTAAACAGCATATGAGGATTGATTATGATGATGAAGATCCATATATTCAAACTTTGATAGAGACAAGTGAAATATATATTGATTCAATGGCTGGTGAATTGTATAAAGAAGATGAAAAAGCAGTTAAACTAGCGGATTTACTTCAGTTAAAACTAATCAACGATATGTTTACCAATAGGGGATCTGAAATTAGTTCAAACCTTAAAACAGATATAATCACAACTAGTATTTTGGATAAATTATCTAATTACAGCTAA